The Candidatus Brocadiaceae bacterium genome has a segment encoding these proteins:
- the accC gene encoding acetyl-CoA carboxylase biotin carboxylase subunit codes for MFSRIMVANRGEIAFRIIRACRELGIETVAICSKSDENAYYLKQADIKVCVGPSEAEGSYLNIPSIISAAEITDIEAIHPGYGFLSEVAHFAEVCESSNIVFIGPTAETMKKLGNKTEAKKVAIANKVPVVPGSQSAIQEQQQAVEVAHKIGYPVIIKAASGGGGRGMRVAHNDISLINSLTIAQREAGAAFKDPTIYLEKYIESACHVEVQIFGDNYGNIIHLGERDCTLQRRHQKLVEESPSPNITDRLREEICKAAIKIARAVNYTNAGTVEFLVDKEGNFYFIEVNTRLQVEHPVTEMVTGIDLVKLQIKTACGDRLNLKQKKIKNQGVSIECRINAEDPYDGFRPQPGKILKCNHPGGRGVRVDSHVHSEYEIPPYYDSLISKLIVHQNTREEAIACMKRALNEYVIDGVKTTIPLSLELISHPQFANMNVNTNFVDNLLSKN; via the coding sequence ATGTTTTCAAGAATAATGGTTGCAAATAGAGGTGAGATTGCCTTCAGGATTATCAGGGCATGTCGTGAGTTAGGCATTGAAACAGTAGCAATATGTTCAAAATCTGACGAAAATGCCTATTATTTAAAGCAGGCGGATATAAAAGTTTGTGTTGGACCTTCTGAGGCAGAAGGCAGTTATCTGAATATTCCCAGCATTATTAGCGCCGCTGAGATTACAGATATTGAGGCAATTCATCCGGGATATGGTTTTTTATCAGAAGTTGCGCATTTTGCAGAAGTATGCGAATCTTCTAATATTGTATTTATAGGGCCTACCGCTGAAACGATGAAAAAATTGGGCAATAAAACAGAGGCAAAAAAAGTTGCTATCGCGAATAAAGTCCCCGTTGTCCCTGGGAGTCAATCAGCTATTCAGGAGCAGCAACAGGCAGTAGAAGTTGCTCATAAGATTGGTTATCCTGTAATTATTAAAGCGGCTTCAGGTGGGGGGGGGAGAGGGATGCGGGTTGCGCATAATGACATAAGCCTCATAAATTCTTTGACAATTGCACAGCGGGAAGCGGGTGCGGCATTTAAAGATCCAACGATTTATCTGGAAAAATATATAGAGTCTGCGTGCCATGTTGAGGTCCAAATATTTGGCGATAACTATGGTAACATAATACATCTGGGAGAGAGGGATTGTACATTGCAGCGGAGACATCAAAAACTTGTAGAGGAATCGCCGTCTCCGAATATTACTGATCGTTTGCGTGAGGAGATTTGTAAGGCTGCAATTAAAATAGCAAGAGCTGTAAACTATACGAATGCCGGGACAGTTGAATTTTTGGTAGATAAGGAAGGTAATTTCTATTTTATAGAAGTAAATACCCGTTTGCAGGTAGAACACCCTGTTACGGAAATGGTTACCGGTATTGACCTGGTTAAATTACAAATAAAGACTGCTTGTGGAGATCGATTGAACCTGAAGCAGAAAAAAATTAAAAATCAGGGGGTGTCAATAGAATGCCGGATAAACGCGGAAGATCCTTACGATGGATTCCGTCCCCAGCCTGGCAAAATTTTGAAGTGTAATCACCCGGGAGGGAGAGGCGTAAGGGTTGATTCGCATGTGCATTCCGAGTACGAAATTCCTCCTTATTACGACTCTTTGATCTCGAAGTTAATTGTACACCAAAACACAAGGGAGGAAGCTATTGCTTGCATGAAAAGGGCCCTCAACGAGTATGTTATTGATGGAGTTAAGACTACAATACCATTAAGTTTAGAGTTGATTTCCCATCCGCAATTTGCCAATATGAATGTTAATACGAATTTTGTGGACAATCTCTTGTCAAAAAACTAG
- a CDS encoding peptidylprolyl isomerase — protein MQLSWADTPDRRVQLETNYGVIVLELNYEAAPKTVENFLSYVTDGFYNGTVFHRVIRGFMIQGGGFTPDLRKKPTHAPIVNEADNGLKNNRGTVAMARTGAPHSATAQFFINTVDNSFLDHKSKSSDGWGYCVFGKVVKGFDVVEKIESVSTTSKAGYQDVPVLPVVLKKAIVED, from the coding sequence ATACAATTATCCTGGGCAGATACACCTGACCGCAGAGTTCAGCTTGAAACGAATTATGGTGTTATTGTTCTTGAACTTAATTATGAGGCAGCACCAAAAACAGTGGAAAATTTTTTGAGTTACGTGACCGATGGGTTTTATAATGGTACGGTCTTTCATCGAGTAATCAGAGGTTTTATGATCCAAGGTGGAGGTTTTACTCCTGATTTGCGAAAGAAACCTACGCACGCTCCAATTGTTAATGAGGCTGATAATGGATTAAAAAATAACCGTGGTACGGTGGCCATGGCAAGAACCGGTGCTCCCCATTCCGCTACTGCACAATTTTTTATTAATACGGTAGACAATTCATTCCTTGATCATAAATCAAAGAGTTCTGACGGGTGGGGTTACTGTGTCTTTGGCAAAGTTGTGAAGGGATTCGATGTGGTTGAGAAGATAGAAAGCGTTTCAACGACAAGTAAGGCTGGATATCAAGATGTTCCTGTGCTGCCGGTTGTTCTTAAAAAGGCTATCGTTGAAGATTGA
- a CDS encoding cytochrome c family protein, which produces MFSGRMVASFFGGIVVSVCSLTFVMPAVTAEAKGAKYMSNSGCKCHMGKGCFEGEDYKERLHRNTWDERLKGTADEDNPECLKCHATAVGEPIKKKYQDKKYLPNVLCEACHGAGEDYVKLKKNYQGKGKDAFKELLKKDPLLARKEQYDAGLLVAGITTDSVKDQCLKCHWETADAKNKCPKTDKVMDYKEYFKKDDHRDQDAIDDVIKKMSPADKKKWASILPKDDILYSPLKKH; this is translated from the coding sequence ATGTTCAGTGGAAGGATGGTCGCAAGCTTTTTCGGCGGAATTGTAGTATCAGTTTGTTCGTTAACATTCGTTATGCCCGCTGTAACTGCTGAAGCAAAAGGGGCAAAGTATATGAGTAACAGTGGGTGTAAATGCCATATGGGTAAGGGGTGTTTTGAGGGTGAAGATTATAAGGAAAGACTGCATAGAAATACCTGGGATGAAAGATTAAAGGGCACTGCCGATGAGGACAATCCTGAGTGTTTAAAGTGCCATGCCACTGCCGTTGGTGAACCGATAAAAAAGAAATATCAGGATAAGAAATATTTGCCGAATGTGCTCTGTGAGGCCTGTCATGGCGCAGGAGAGGATTACGTAAAGCTGAAAAAGAACTATCAGGGAAAAGGAAAAGATGCCTTCAAGGAATTATTGAAAAAGGACCCTCTCCTTGCCAGAAAAGAGCAGTATGATGCAGGGTTACTCGTTGCTGGCATTACTACTGATTCAGTAAAAGATCAATGTTTAAAATGTCATTGGGAAACTGCCGATGCAAAAAATAAATGTCCAAAGACAGACAAGGTGATGGATTACAAGGAATATTTTAAGAAAGATGATCACCGGGATCAAGATGCTATTGATGATGTAATTAAAAAGATGTCTCCTGCAGACAAAAAGAAATGGGCGTCGATATTGCCTAAAGATGATATTTTGTATTCACCATTAAAGAAACATTGA
- the dnaA gene encoding chromosomal replication initiator protein DnaA gives MEPCSKIWDDVLQNIREKVGPLRFNLWFKNTELESCDRNCANIIVPNVFTQVWLQENFTNVIREDIGRIVNNKELDIKFSILKDVEKAGNSVDSTNQPLPENTENERKNHLPRNKTLRLEDFVVGSNNRLAHTAVLEMIKDRYPAFNPLFVHGSVGVGKTHLLMGAYNRVKEEKNVNIVYMPAEKWTNEFVFSLKKGKMEVFRQRFRNVDMFFIDDVHFLSNKQGVQEEFLHTFNALYELSKRIILASDAHPKLIGRLKESLSSRFMSGMIAKIDKPEYSTRLLILRAKAAKFDLYFPEEVLEFIAEKFDDNVREIESAMTTLTAHAKFNNKKIDLQLASDALSAFLHDEGKVIRVDEIEAAVLSYFNLSRSELHSSKKIKSISFPRQVCMYLIKKLLNWSYQQIGSYFGSKKHTTVMFAIKKIKEQIDSDKQFETSVDMLLEKIKKDNKR, from the coding sequence ATGGAGCCTTGTTCAAAGATCTGGGATGATGTACTTCAAAATATTCGGGAAAAAGTGGGGCCTCTGCGATTTAATTTGTGGTTTAAAAATACGGAACTTGAATCATGTGACAGGAATTGTGCAAACATCATAGTGCCGAATGTTTTTACTCAGGTGTGGCTGCAAGAAAATTTCACAAATGTGATAAGGGAAGATATCGGAAGGATTGTAAATAATAAAGAGCTGGATATTAAATTTTCCATTTTGAAAGACGTTGAAAAAGCAGGCAATAGCGTTGATTCAACGAATCAACCCTTACCCGAGAATACTGAAAATGAGAGAAAAAACCATTTACCACGGAATAAAACGTTAAGGTTAGAGGATTTTGTGGTTGGTTCTAACAATAGGCTTGCTCATACAGCGGTCCTTGAAATGATTAAAGATAGGTACCCTGCCTTTAATCCTCTTTTTGTTCATGGATCTGTCGGGGTTGGAAAAACACATCTTTTGATGGGGGCGTATAACCGGGTAAAGGAAGAAAAAAACGTAAATATTGTTTATATGCCAGCTGAAAAATGGACGAATGAATTTGTTTTTTCGCTAAAAAAAGGAAAAATGGAGGTGTTTCGGCAGAGGTTTAGAAATGTAGACATGTTCTTCATTGATGATGTTCATTTTCTTTCTAATAAGCAAGGTGTCCAGGAAGAATTCTTACATACGTTTAACGCATTATATGAGTTATCAAAACGAATAATTCTGGCAAGCGATGCACATCCGAAATTGATTGGAAGGTTGAAAGAAAGCCTTTCAAGTCGGTTTATGTCTGGTATGATTGCAAAAATAGATAAACCCGAGTATAGTACCAGGCTTTTAATTTTAAGGGCGAAGGCCGCTAAGTTTGATTTGTATTTTCCGGAGGAAGTACTGGAGTTTATTGCAGAAAAATTTGATGATAATGTGAGAGAAATTGAGAGCGCGATGACGACACTTACAGCACATGCCAAATTTAATAACAAGAAAATAGATCTTCAATTGGCAAGCGATGCCCTAAGCGCATTTCTTCATGACGAAGGGAAGGTTATTCGGGTAGATGAGATTGAGGCAGCGGTGTTATCATATTTTAACTTGTCACGAAGCGAACTTCATTCGAGTAAAAAAATAAAATCTATTTCATTTCCACGTCAAGTATGTATGTATTTAATAAAAAAACTCCTTAACTGGTCGTACCAGCAAATTGGGAGTTATTTTGGGAGTAAAAAACATACTACGGTGATGTTTGCCATAAAAAAGATAAAAGAACAAATTGATAGTGACAAACAATTTGAAACATCTGTGGATATGCTCTTGGAAAAAATAAAAAAAGATAATAAAAGATAA
- a CDS encoding sugar transferase, with product MQHKILYNYFKIFLDLVGGFLFLIIVLPLFPFIAILIKLDSKGPIFYLQERCGKEGKIFKMFKFRTMVNDAELIKKNLTSHTDGPMFKMIGDPRITRVGKILRSWSLDELPQLINVLKGEMSLVGPRPLANSEMTGNENWKNIRLSVKPGVTGLWQIEGRGSGKFSDWVKYDKKYVQNKSFVLDTKILFSTVTAIFKNERAH from the coding sequence ATGCAGCACAAGATATTGTACAATTACTTCAAAATATTTTTAGACCTCGTTGGAGGGTTTCTCTTCCTTATTATCGTTTTACCACTATTCCCCTTTATAGCAATTTTAATAAAACTTGATAGCAAAGGACCCATTTTTTACTTACAGGAACGTTGTGGCAAGGAAGGAAAAATCTTTAAAATGTTCAAATTTAGGACGATGGTTAACGATGCCGAACTGATAAAAAAGAACCTTACAAGCCATACAGATGGTCCAATGTTTAAAATGATAGGGGATCCTCGTATCACCCGTGTAGGAAAGATTTTGAGAAGCTGGAGCCTTGATGAATTACCGCAATTAATCAATGTTTTAAAAGGAGAAATGAGTCTTGTCGGTCCAAGACCATTAGCCAATAGTGAGATGACAGGGAATGAAAATTGGAAAAATATCAGACTCTCAGTAAAGCCAGGCGTAACCGGTTTATGGCAAATTGAAGGCAGGGGTAGTGGTAAATTCAGTGACTGGGTAAAATATGACAAAAAATATGTACAAAACAAATCATTCGTTTTAGACACAAAAATTCTTTTTTCAACGGTTACAGCAATTTTCAAAAATGAAAGGGCGCACTAA
- the accB gene encoding acetyl-CoA carboxylase biotin carboxyl carrier protein has protein sequence MSILDKVKQLISIMDENELAEIEVQEGTTKIKLKKSEDRYTQTISPVAVPSISPAKAELECSLRELPQEGNGCVDIKSPMVGTFYRATAPGADPCVTVGDFVDEETVVCIIEAMKIMNEVKAEIVGSIVDAYVKDGEAVEFGQPLFRVKPSIKVK, from the coding sequence ATGAGTATTCTAGACAAGGTAAAACAGTTAATTTCCATTATGGACGAAAACGAGTTAGCTGAAATTGAGGTCCAAGAGGGCACGACAAAGATAAAGTTGAAGAAAAGCGAGGATAGATATACACAGACGATTTCCCCTGTGGCTGTTCCTTCAATATCTCCTGCAAAAGCGGAACTGGAATGTTCACTGCGTGAGTTACCACAGGAAGGTAATGGCTGTGTGGATATTAAGTCTCCTATGGTAGGAACCTTTTATCGAGCCACTGCTCCCGGTGCTGACCCTTGTGTTACTGTGGGGGATTTTGTTGATGAAGAGACGGTTGTATGTATTATTGAAGCGATGAAGATAATGAATGAAGTGAAGGCTGAAATCGTTGGTTCAATTGTTGATGCGTATGTAAAAGATGGAGAAGCCGTAGAATTTGGACAACCTTTATTTCGTGTCAAACCCTCAATAAAAGTAAAATAA
- a CDS encoding glycosyltransferase family 9 protein encodes MIIRPGAIGDVIVTLPAIRAIRTHYFNAQIEIMGYPSYLEIIRERFYANKVSRFDQAGIAALFVKQTQMPASLSGLFDSIDLIVSFALGNDQNFRENLKAAGARKVICHDSFPVENSGTHMVDHFLKLSDSLGISRADNIPKIFLKEEDVRLGNNFLEKRIGNLGKLLVALHPGSGSWQKNWPVDRFAALIHWLRDEMDVNIIIVSGPADRENVKKLKMLVQTDYILADRLPLPTLAAILQQCHLFIGNDSGISHLAAAMGIKTVAIFGSTDPRLWAPRGRQVKILYRESLCSPCLPETRKNCFSQRCLDTVKVEDVIHEIKRYF; translated from the coding sequence TTGATCATTCGCCCTGGAGCTATTGGTGATGTGATTGTCACCTTGCCTGCAATCAGGGCTATCCGTACCCATTATTTTAATGCTCAGATCGAAATAATGGGATATCCTTCCTATCTGGAAATCATACGAGAGCGTTTTTATGCAAATAAGGTCAGTCGGTTCGATCAGGCCGGGATCGCTGCCCTTTTTGTGAAGCAAACTCAAATGCCGGCTTCTTTAAGCGGATTGTTTGATTCTATCGACCTGATTGTTTCCTTCGCTTTAGGAAATGACCAGAATTTTAGAGAAAACCTCAAAGCTGCAGGCGCACGTAAAGTTATCTGCCATGATTCGTTCCCCGTGGAAAATAGTGGAACACATATGGTAGATCATTTCTTAAAATTATCAGATTCACTCGGTATTTCCAGAGCGGATAACATTCCAAAAATATTTTTAAAGGAAGAAGACGTACGCTTGGGTAATAATTTTTTAGAGAAAAGAATTGGAAATTTAGGAAAACTGTTGGTTGCGTTGCATCCCGGAAGTGGTAGTTGGCAAAAGAACTGGCCGGTGGATCGTTTTGCTGCACTAATTCATTGGTTACGTGATGAAATGGATGTCAATATTATCATCGTTTCCGGTCCCGCTGATCGTGAAAATGTTAAAAAGCTAAAGATGTTGGTACAGACTGATTATATACTGGCTGACAGACTTCCTTTGCCTACCCTTGCTGCTATCTTGCAACAGTGTCATTTGTTTATAGGAAATGACTCTGGTATCTCTCATTTAGCCGCGGCTATGGGTATAAAAACAGTAGCCATCTTTGGGTCTACAGACCCAAGATTATGGGCACCACGTGGTAGGCAGGTAAAAATCCTTTACAGAGAATCATTGTGCAGTCCCTGTTTGCCTGAAACGAGAAAAAATTGTTTTTCCCAAAGGTGTTTAGATACGGTGAAGGTTGAAGATGTTATTCATGAAATAAAAAGATATTTCTGA
- a CDS encoding DUF445 domain-containing protein translates to MNKSLMTNLFSAIFFGIFFISPEFFGKKALSHASLFALSGAFTNWLAVYMLFERIPGMYGSGIISLRFEQFKEGIHSLIMENFFTEENFSKVTREALPHEIKPELVLSGIDFDKIFLGFVSVVKSSSFGGMLDMFGGDKILEPLREPFKNEFEKQVVGFVSDIDIGSVLQKETDFETFRSKIDVMVNERLNELSPKQVKEIIEEMIRNHLGWLVVWGGVFGAIIGFISTILL, encoded by the coding sequence ATGAATAAAAGCCTGATGACCAATTTGTTTTCTGCGATTTTTTTTGGAATTTTTTTTATAAGCCCTGAATTTTTCGGGAAAAAAGCCCTTAGCCATGCAAGCCTTTTTGCTTTGTCTGGAGCTTTTACGAATTGGTTAGCCGTTTATATGTTGTTTGAAAGAATACCTGGGATGTATGGTTCCGGCATTATCTCATTGCGATTTGAACAGTTCAAAGAAGGTATTCATTCTTTGATCATGGAAAATTTTTTTACTGAAGAAAATTTCTCAAAGGTCACCCGGGAGGCATTGCCACATGAAATTAAGCCTGAGTTGGTTTTGAGCGGGATTGATTTTGACAAGATATTCCTTGGATTTGTGTCTGTGGTTAAAAGCTCATCTTTTGGTGGCATGTTAGATATGTTTGGAGGGGACAAGATACTTGAGCCATTGCGTGAACCGTTTAAAAATGAATTTGAGAAACAAGTAGTTGGATTTGTAAGTGACATAGACATCGGCTCGGTTTTACAGAAAGAAACAGATTTTGAGACGTTTCGGTCGAAAATTGACGTCATGGTGAATGAAAGGCTGAATGAATTGTCGCCGAAACAGGTGAAGGAAATCATTGAAGAAATGATTCGCAATCATCTGGGGTGGCTGGTTGTTTGGGGAGGGGTCTTTGGCGCTATAATTGGTTTTATCAGCACCATATTACTATAG
- a CDS encoding Xaa-Pro peptidase family protein, which translates to MDCVERLKEKLKKDKVGGLLITNEINIRYVTGFTGSESIVLITPRNDYLFTDFRYVEQARQDVSWVKVIEKKVSLISAICKKLKQLNIKKLYIESLHLSLSRYNEIRKHTRGIQLLPTQGIVESYRKRKTQDEIRKIQISIDIAEKAFSLLRKKIRPGMTEKNVAGILEYEMRNLGAEKSSFDIICAVDKHASQPHALNRDTKIQKKSAVLLDWGARFQFYNSDLTRICPMDRISSRFKRIYQIVLDAQRFAIESIKPGIKAKDVDAMARGYIEKSGFGRNFGHGLGHGIGLEVHEGPAINKTSKEILEEGMVFTVEPGIYIPEWGGIRIEDMVLVTPHGCDVLSRIPKELSEIAI; encoded by the coding sequence ATGGATTGCGTTGAAAGGTTAAAGGAAAAATTAAAAAAAGATAAAGTGGGTGGTCTTTTGATTACAAATGAAATTAATATCCGGTATGTAACGGGTTTTACCGGTTCGGAAAGCATAGTGTTAATAACCCCAAGAAATGACTATTTATTTACAGATTTCAGATATGTTGAACAAGCCAGGCAAGATGTTTCATGGGTTAAGGTTATTGAGAAAAAAGTCTCTTTAATAAGCGCTATTTGTAAAAAATTAAAGCAATTGAACATTAAAAAACTTTATATCGAATCTCTGCATCTCTCGTTAAGCAGGTATAATGAAATTAGAAAGCATACTCGTGGAATACAACTTTTGCCTACACAAGGCATTGTAGAGAGTTATCGGAAACGTAAAACACAGGATGAAATCAGGAAAATACAGATCTCGATTGATATTGCGGAAAAGGCTTTTTCCTTATTGAGAAAGAAAATTCGGCCGGGTATGACAGAAAAGAATGTAGCGGGTATTTTGGAATATGAAATGAGGAATCTTGGCGCTGAAAAAAGTTCCTTTGATATAATTTGTGCCGTTGATAAGCATGCATCACAGCCACATGCTCTTAATCGGGATACAAAAATACAAAAAAAAAGTGCAGTTCTTTTAGATTGGGGAGCTCGATTCCAGTTTTATAATTCCGACTTGACAAGAATTTGCCCCATGGATAGAATATCGTCGAGATTTAAAAGAATTTATCAAATTGTTTTGGATGCGCAGCGTTTTGCTATCGAGAGTATAAAGCCGGGCATAAAGGCAAAGGATGTTGATGCTATGGCGCGGGGCTACATAGAGAAAAGCGGCTTTGGAAGGAATTTTGGGCATGGTTTGGGGCATGGTATCGGACTTGAGGTTCATGAAGGACCTGCAATTAATAAAACAAGTAAGGAAATCCTTGAAGAGGGTATGGTATTTACTGTAGAGCCTGGCATTTATATTCCGGAATGGGGTGGGATTCGTATAGAAGATATGGTATTGGTAACCCCTCACGGGTGCGATGTTTTAAGTCGCATACCGAAAGAATTATCAGAAATAGCCATATAG
- a CDS encoding Wzz/FepE/Etk N-terminal domain-containing protein yields MDENSLLEYWYILYSRKWIIIVVTLSATISAWVISGCLPAVYEAKAVFFVPEDPDSTTFFSSPEGSMIRAPLVPIAKEDPHGAYIGILKSKSIAELVQKKFPHKEIKDLMRKDLAFTLSNEYFLEVYARDRKPEMAAGIANAYVENFNRLISEYSLVSQNQIQTVMEAEMRENQEKLSETMNVLNALQVQHKTINMDEESKQLIALKTTFSSQLDMLKIENKEIRKSILMTEKELKKEYDLFMYSGVAITSPFLEKLKDRLVSIETDMAGLKVEFKEEHPNFLILKKSYDEVKGNIRKEIEKILQSEIQAPGTFYEDLRRQLVNLYVDKERVRASTRATKRVLKDIEERIIELPKVKRQIDTLLSESESYKQLIASLKVNLEETKAQSRRNLQVAVLVDEATPPTKPAFPIKWLNASIACVGGIVVGIMYCFFMDYIAGTRENRILRMLRAIEASER; encoded by the coding sequence ATGGACGAAAATAGCTTACTAGAGTATTGGTATATACTGTATAGTAGAAAGTGGATTATTATAGTAGTGACACTTTCAGCGACAATAAGCGCTTGGGTCATTTCGGGGTGCTTGCCCGCTGTATACGAAGCAAAAGCGGTATTCTTTGTTCCGGAAGATCCGGATAGCACAACATTTTTTTCCTCACCAGAGGGCTCGATGATAAGAGCTCCCTTAGTTCCTATTGCAAAAGAAGATCCCCATGGGGCTTATATCGGTATTCTTAAGAGTAAGTCCATTGCCGAACTTGTTCAGAAAAAATTTCCTCATAAAGAAATTAAGGACCTTATGCGAAAAGATTTAGCTTTTACGCTTTCAAACGAATATTTCCTGGAGGTTTATGCTAGAGACAGAAAACCTGAAATGGCGGCTGGCATTGCGAATGCATATGTGGAAAATTTTAATCGACTTATCTCGGAATACTCGTTAGTTTCTCAGAACCAGATACAAACTGTGATGGAAGCAGAGATGCGAGAAAACCAGGAAAAACTGTCTGAGACTATGAATGTATTAAATGCTCTTCAGGTGCAACACAAAACGATAAACATGGATGAGGAGTCCAAGCAGCTTATAGCGCTCAAGACAACATTTTCTTCTCAGTTAGATATGTTGAAGATCGAAAACAAAGAAATTAGAAAGAGTATCTTAATGACTGAAAAGGAGTTAAAAAAGGAATATGATCTTTTTATGTATTCTGGCGTTGCAATTACAAGCCCTTTTCTAGAGAAATTAAAAGACCGGTTAGTTTCTATAGAGACTGATATGGCAGGCCTAAAAGTAGAATTTAAGGAAGAGCATCCTAATTTTTTGATTTTGAAGAAAAGTTATGATGAAGTAAAGGGAAATATTCGAAAAGAAATAGAGAAAATATTACAAAGTGAAATACAGGCACCAGGGACATTTTATGAGGATTTAAGAAGGCAGTTAGTTAATCTTTACGTGGACAAAGAAAGAGTAAGGGCAAGCACAAGGGCTACTAAAAGGGTGTTGAAAGATATAGAAGAGAGAATTATTGAGTTGCCAAAAGTAAAAAGACAGATTGATACACTCTTGTCAGAATCGGAAAGTTATAAACAGCTGATTGCTTCACTTAAGGTAAATCTGGAAGAAACAAAAGCACAATCACGAAGAAACCTTCAGGTAGCAGTGCTGGTAGATGAGGCAACTCCTCCGACAAAACCTGCTTTTCCCATCAAATGGTTGAACGCTTCGATTGCCTGTGTAGGAGGAATTGTCGTAGGAATAATGTATTGTTTCTTTATGGATTATATCGCAGGTACGAGGGAGAATCGGATATTAAGGATGTTGAGGGCTATAGAAGCCTCTGAGAGGTGA
- the speY gene encoding deoxyhypusine synthase, translated as MAKKSKQCDLQKKYLCKPQISPQVVKKGMKVKDLVDEYGRSGAFNAGRLAEACKLYCHMLEENATIGVTLSGAMTPTGMGGILITLIENGFIDFIVSTGANLYHDLHYALNLPIHQGDFRVDDSELYEAGIERIYDIFITDELLLKTDEFIQAVTGRISSEKPISTADYHYLLGKAVLADTPSPHLSFVAQAAKHHVPIFVSSPGDSSIGMNLSYLKLKGKGCIIDTDLDVIQSTAIIFNSKKNGVVCIGGGSPKNFYMQTQPTLAQILGINKGGHDYFIQITTDAPQWGGLSGATPSEAISWGKMRREEMKNHVVVYSDATIAVPIVAGYALTGEKPRKKKYLYKYLQEFISKMIEQVK; from the coding sequence ATGGCGAAAAAATCAAAACAGTGTGATTTGCAAAAGAAGTATTTATGCAAACCCCAGATTTCACCACAGGTAGTAAAAAAAGGTATGAAGGTAAAAGACCTGGTTGATGAGTATGGTCGATCAGGAGCTTTTAATGCGGGGAGACTTGCGGAAGCTTGTAAACTGTATTGCCATATGCTTGAAGAAAATGCCACGATAGGCGTAACTCTTTCTGGTGCAATGACTCCAACCGGCATGGGTGGCATACTCATCACTCTTATTGAAAATGGTTTTATAGATTTTATTGTTTCTACAGGGGCGAATCTCTATCACGATCTTCACTATGCTCTTAATTTACCGATACACCAGGGCGATTTTAGGGTGGATGATTCGGAGCTTTATGAGGCTGGTATTGAGCGTATTTATGACATATTTATTACCGATGAACTGTTGTTGAAAACAGATGAATTTATCCAGGCGGTCACGGGAAGGATTTCTTCCGAAAAGCCTATTTCTACAGCAGATTATCATTATCTCCTGGGTAAAGCGGTTCTCGCCGATACCCCATCCCCTCATTTGAGTTTCGTTGCCCAGGCAGCAAAACATCATGTACCGATATTTGTGTCTTCTCCCGGTGATTCGTCTATAGGTATGAACCTTTCTTATTTAAAACTGAAGGGTAAAGGGTGTATCATTGATACTGACCTGGATGTCATTCAAAGCACGGCCATTATTTTTAATAGTAAAAAGAATGGAGTGGTTTGTATAGGGGGTGGGTCTCCCAAAAATTTTTATATGCAGACACAGCCTACCCTTGCACAGATATTGGGCATTAATAAAGGTGGTCACGATTATTTTATCCAAATTACTACTGATGCACCGCAATGGGGAGGTCTTTCTGGGGCAACACCTTCGGAGGCTATATCATGGGGTAAAATGCGTAGAGAGGAAATGAAAAACCACGTTGTTGTTTACAGTGATGCGACAATAGCGGTCCCCATTGTTGCAGGATATGCATTAACAGGAGAAAAACCCCGTAAAAAGAAATATTTATATAAATATTTACAAGAGTTCATCTCGAAAATGATAGAACAGGTGAAGTAA